From a region of the Acomys russatus chromosome 4, mAcoRus1.1, whole genome shotgun sequence genome:
- the Ist1 gene encoding LOW QUALITY PROTEIN: IST1 homolog (The sequence of the model RefSeq protein was modified relative to this genomic sequence to represent the inferred CDS: inserted 4 bases in 3 codons; deleted 2 bases in 1 codon; substituted 4 bases at 4 genomic stop codons) translates to MNMKTELAQKVRKQIFDYLASGKGEXVHTLWSKDIIWVDYLVAVMEILELYCDLLLASSVFIQSIKELDYDLAEXLIXNASQLQSEVAELKIVSRQPCAKYSKVYGKLCRTSQIGXVKDRLMHKLSVKASPKFLVERPMIEIAXNNNVPYDPNSVVKAEAPVGVETDLIDIGFTDDVKKGSSGKGGDGFTASVGAPHGTVXMPIPIPMPSPNAPFSXPLPKGPMDFRGLRVEIYQAFPYIHSPQIP, encoded by the exons ATGAATA TGAAAACAGAACTGGCTCAGAAAGTAAGAAAGCAGATTTTTGATTATCTAGCCTCTGGAAAAGgtgagtgagtacataccttgTGGAGTAAGGACATTATCTGGGTAGACTACCTTGTGGCCGTCATGGAGATCCTAGAGCTTTACTGTGACCTGCTGCTGGCTTCTAGTGTCTTTATCCAGTCCATAAAGGAGCTAGATTATGATCTGGCTGA CCTGATCTGAAATGCTTCTCAACTGCAGTCAGAAGTGGCTGAGTTAAAAATAGTTTCTCGACAGCCATGTGCCAAATACAGCAAGGTCTATGGCAAATTGTGCAGGACCAGCCAGATTG GTGTGAAGGATAGGTTAATGCACAAACTGAGTGTGAAAGCTTCACCCAAATTCTTAGTAGAGAGACCCATGATTGAAATTGCCTAGAATAACAACGTACCCTATGATCCTAACTCTGTGGTCAAGGCAGAAGCTCCTGTTGGGGTGGAAACAGATCTTATTGATATTGGATTTACAGATGATGTGAAGAAAGGTAGTTCTGGGAAAGGA GGGGATGGTTTCACAGCTTCTGTTGGTGCACCTCATGGAACAG CAATGCCCATACCTATACCTATGCCCTCTCCAAATGCTCCCTTCTCATAGCCGCTGCCAAAGGGACCAATGGATTTCAGGGGTTTGAGGGTGGAGATTTACCAGGCCTTTCCTTACATTCATTCACctcaaatacca